The Vannielia litorea genome segment CGCCGCTGCCTGCTCACTCAGAGCCTTTTGCTCTTCAATCCAAGCCGCGACATCGCGCTCGCTCCATCGAGCGGCCGACTTGACCTTGATGGGCCTAGGGAACTCCCCTGCTGCCATTTTCTTGTAGATCGTCGATTGGGCGAAACCGACCATGCTGCTGACATCTCGCCGAGTCAGAAGTCGATCCGATGCTCCGTAAACCATGTCCGCAATCTCCTGTGTTGGGCCTTGAGTGCTGACGCAAGACTCGGAGAGAACGTCATAGAGAACAATGCAAAGATAAGGGAAAATCAGGAGCTTATCTGGCGCAGCCCCTCAGATATCGAGTTTTTCTTACAGAGATCATGTGCTTAGTTACGGCAAAGAATCTACGGTCGGAAGCAATGACCCTCGTTTTGTTTGACAGCCCCGTCAGAGGTTCTGACGGACCTGTCAAACTGGTGTGTCAAAAATGCCTCAGCCGAAGAGCTAACTCGCGGGCATCGGACGAATCAGAACAATGTTGGACGCCCCCCGTACGTGGGCAGCCCCGTCCAGGAATGCTTCCCATGCCTCCATCATCTTCCGACGTCGCTCAACCGATTGTTCTCGGCGGTAGGCGCTCTCAACATCGCCTAAAGCATGGGCCAAGGCTTCCTCGGCAAGCTCTCGGGGAAACTCCGTCGCTGACCCAGCCCAATCTCGAAAGCTGCTTCGGAAACCATGAGGCACGCAGCCAGTGACATCCATGCGGTTCATCAGCGCCCGAAATGCCATATCACTAAGAGGGCGTCCCCCTGAGCCGGGGAAGATGAAGTCACATCCCGGCACGGCACTATCGCGGAGAGGTTGCACCTCCTTGAGGATCGATATCGTCCGCTTCGTAAGGGGCACGACGTGGTCGCGACGCTTGGTGTCACGGCGCGTTTTCTGCCGCCCTGCCGGGACGGTCCAGAGCCCTAGGCTCCAATCAATCTCGCTCCATGTCGCCTCGCGGACCTCTCCAGACCGGGCCGCGGTCAGGATAAGGAACTCCAACGCCAGCGCACTGAGCGCAGGACGGTGTCGCAATCTCTCTACGAACACCGGCACGTCTCGCCAAGGCATTGCGGGAAGATGGCCTTTGGTCAGCTTGCGCGGCGCGGAAAGGGTTGCGCTGAACAACGCGGCCCTTGCCGGGTTATCGCGCCCATAGGCGCCAGTCTGAATGGCGTGATCGAACAAGGCCTCTATTCGCCCCCTCGTACGCTTGGCGGTTTCGTGCTGCTCGTCCCAGATCGGCAGCAGTACATCTAGTACTTCCGCCCGTGTGATGTCGGATAGCTGCTTGTCTCGCAACGGGCTGGCGTGGTGTCGAAAGGTCCTCTCCCATTGGTAAATGTGCTTTGCATTGGTGAAGTTGCGAGTCTTCCAGGGCAGGAATTTCTCGTCCGCATAAGTTCCAAAGGATACACGCCCTGCCGCCGCCTTGGATTCCTCACGGGCCTCTAACGCGCGGCGCTCTCCATCCGCGATGGGGTCGATGCCCTGGGCCTTTAGCTCTCGCGCCGCGGATGCCTTTTCTCGGGCCTGCGCCAGGGTCGTACCTGGGTAGCTTCCTAAACCCATTTCGCGCTGAGTTTGGCCTTTCATCTTGTAGCGAAAAACCCACCGCTTATGCCCACCATCTGTGGTCCGCAGGGACAGCCCCCCGCCGTCGCTAAGCCCTGTTCCCGGTGCCGCGTTCTTTACTTGCTGTGCCGTCAGCCGATGCAGTGCGTTGGTCATGTCTGATACCTTCGAAACCCAGAGACCGCGCCCGGCAAACGGGCGCCCTGCCCCTAATGTGCCCCTAATTTTTAGGGGCAGCAAGTAGGCACTTATGGAGCCCCGTAGAATGTCACACCACCCGATTCAATCGCAACATGCTGTTTTTATGTATTTTCGCAGAAACATAGAGATCGATGTGGAAGTTAGTTTGGTGGCCCTAGGCTCCACCATTCCCCCCCGTTTCGATCAAGCCGCCGCGCAGGCCGTTGCCTTTGTGCGGGCGTTGCCGTTTTGGCCGCGCCTTAGGCTCCGTCAGACCAAGGTCGCATATCCTGCGGCCCGGCCTGCCGCCTAGATTTTCGGCATGGGAGGACTTACCGGCTTTCGCGTTTTCGTGGGGGCGGCGTTTGCGCTGCTGGTCTCGCTTGTCTCCGCCCAGGCCGAGCCGCTTGGGCGCGAGGAGATTGCACCGCTGATCGTGCCGCCGATGTCGCTTGGCGAGCCGCTGAACGACAAGGGCGTTTGGAGCCTGCTGAACTCCGGCGGCGCGCAGGCGGGCTATGTGTTCGAGACCGGGCCGATGGCCCCCCTGCCCGGCTTCTCCGGCGCGGTCATCAATGTGCTGGTCACCCTCGATCTCGATGGCCGCTACCTCGACGTGCGCCTGCTGTCGCACAATGAGCCGATCTTTGTTTCCGGCCTTGGCGAAGCGCCCTTTCGCAAGTTCTTCGAGCAATACCGCGGCCATTCCATCTCAGACATTCTCGTCGTCGGCACGCCTTATGGCGCGGCGGATGAGGGCAGCGCGCTTGTCTATCTCGACGGGGTGACCAAGGCCACGGCCAGCGTACGGATCGCCCATGAGAGCATCCTCGCCGCCGTCAATCAGGTGGCCCGCGAGATGATGCAGGGCATCTCCGCAGGCCCGCCCGCTTACCCCGACCCGGCGCATGACGAGGCGCTCACATGGGAGGAGCTGGTGGCACAGGGCCTTGCCACCCGGCGCGTGGTGCTCAACCGCGAGATCGACGCCGCGTTCGACGGCACGCTCTGGGCCAATGACGACCCCGAGGCGCAGGCCGCGCCCGATGCGCCCTATCTCGACCTCTGGGTGGTCGACATCGGCCCACCCGCCATTGCCCGCGCGCTGCTGGATGAGAGCACGCTGGCCGATCTCGCCCGCTTCACCGAGATCTCCGGCAATGACGAGCCGATCCTCTTGATAGAGACCGCGCGCCACGGGCTGGTCTCTGAAGACTTCGTCCGCAACACCTCGCCCGACTGGCTCTCCGCCAGCCAGGGCGGGCTGCCGGTGGCCCTGCGCGACAGTGACCTGTTCGTCGGCCTCAACCCGGACCTTCCTGATGCGCTGCATGACGGCGCGATGATGATTCTGCGCACCGACCGGCGGCTTGGGTTTGACCCGAGCCGCGAGTGGGAGCTGCACGTGAAAGCCACGCGCGAGCATGGCGTGTTCCGGCCAGAGGTCGGCTCTGTCACCCTCGATGTGCCCCACGTCACCGACGCTCGGTTCTTCATCAAACCCGAGGTGCCCCAGCCCCTGCCGCCGTGGCGCGAAGCCCTGAACGCCCGCGCGGGCGACCTCGTGGTGCTGGCGGGCTTTCTCACCGCGCTCATCGCGGCGCTGGCCTTCGGGATGAACCGCATGGCCGGGCTGCGCTGGTTCACGCCGCTGCGGCTGGCCATCCTTGCCTTCGTCACCGGCTTCATCGGCTGGTGGGGCCAAGGGCAGCTCTCCATCGTGACCGTTCTGGGCGTGATCCGCGCCGGGTGGGAGGGCGGCAGCCTTACCTTTCTCCTATACGACCCCTTCTCGCTGTTGGTCTGGGCGGTGGCACTGCTGGGCCTCTTCGCATGGGGCCGGGGGTTGTTTTGCGGCTGGCTCTGCCCCTTCGGTGCGTTGCAGGAATTCGCCCACCACCTCGGCAAGCTGCTGCGCCTGCCGCAGATCGAGCCCTCCGCCCGGCTCGACCGCGCGTTGAAGAACCTCAAATACGGGGTGCTCGCCGGGTTGGTGGCACTGGTTTTTTTCGCCCCGCACGCGATTGACACCGCCGCCGAAGTCGAGCCGTTCAAAACCGCAATCACCACCTACTTCATCCGCGCCTGGCCCTACGTGGCCTACGCCGTCTTCTTGCTCGTGCTCTCGATGGTGCTCTTCAAGGGCTTCTGCCGCTATCTCTGCCCGCTCGGTGCCTTCTTCGCGCTGGCGGGCGCTCTGCGGGTGCAGGATTGGATTCCGCGCCGCGTCGAATGCGGCAGCCCCTGTCAGCTTTGCAAGGTGCGCTGCAAATACGGGGCCATCGAGAAATCGGGCACGGTGCAGTATTCCGAATGCTTTCAGTGCCTCGACTGCGTGACGATCCATGACGACCCGGCCCAATGCGTGCCGCTTGTGCTGAAATCCCGAGGCGGGCGACGGGCACGCCCCATCAGCGAAGTTCCTGCAGAATGAAGCGGCGCAGGTTCCTCTCTATCACCGCCTGCTTTGCCGCCCTGCCGCTGGCCGCGCAGGCCGCACCGCAGCGCTGGCGTGGGCGCGCCTTGGGCGCCGAGGCGGAGATCGTGCTGCATGGGGGGGCGAGGGCGACCCGCGCCGCCTTTGCCGAGATCGAGCGGGTGCTGAGAGCCGTCGAGGCCAGCTTCAGCCTGTCTGATCCGGCCTCCGAACTCTCCCGCCTCAACCGAGAGGGCAGCCTGAGCGTATCGCCGCGATTCACAGCGCTTATGGAGCTGACAGATCAGCTCCACGCGGCGACCCACGGCCTTTTCGACCCTACCGTCCAACCTCTCTGGCGGTCACTTTTCGAGGGGCGGGAAACAGACCGGGCCGCTATCGGCTGGACCCGCGTGCAGCGCAGCGGCGCCCGGGTGCGGCTTGCGACCGGTCAGGCGCTCACCTTCAACGGCATCGCACAGGGCTATGCCACGGACCTCGTGGCCGAGGCCCTGCGCAAACGCGGCTTTGGCGAGGTGCTGGTGAACATCGGTGAATATGCAGGCCACGGCGGCCACTGGACGATCGGGCTCACGGACCCGGCCCACGGCCACCTCGGCACCCGCACCTTGACCGACGGCGCCATTGCCACCTCAAGCCCAAGCGCCATGCAGCTTGGGGCTGCGGGCCATATTCTGCACCCCAAGGGGGGCCACCCGATCTGGTCCACGGTCTCGGTTGAGGCAAACTCTGCCGCGCTGGCCGATGGGGCCTCAACCGCCTTCTGCCTCGCTCCTGCCGATGACATTCGCAGCATGATCCGCCGCCTGCCGGGCCTGCGCCGCGTGACCCTCGTGGACGCCGCAGGCAACCTCACGACGCTCTGACAAAAAAAGCCCCCGCCGGGGAGGAGAGGCGGGGGCAGTCGTCCGGCAGGGAGAGGCCGGTTGGGGAACTCAGCGCCTACCGTTCAGGCGGGGAATGGGTCAGCCCGTATTGGGCGTAGATCGCGGCAATCCGGCCGTCTTCCAGACCCGCAAAGATCGCGTCATCCACGGTATAGGAGAGCGGGCGGTAGGCAAAATGCACTCCGACCCCGAGCGTCCATCGGCTCACGGCAAAGCCTGCCAGCGGCGGCTGATGAATCGCCACGCCCTCGGCGCGGGCATATTCCAGCTCCGCCAGCGGCCCCATCACGGCAGGCACCTCGCCCGCCGCCAACGCCGCCATGGCCGCGCCGGTTGTTGGGTAGCGGCGCACGTTCGGCGCCATCTGCCCGCCACCAAAGCTGGTGAGGTAGAAATCGGAGATCGAATCGTTCTCCACCCCCACCAGATCGAAGCGAAAGTAGGCCGGCACAGGCGCGCTATCGGGGTAGAACTCTTCGGAGTAGGCAATCGCCACGCTTTCGCCCGCGTATTGGCCGGTGAACACCACCTGCTCGACCCGGCACTTGAACCCGCTGTCGTAGGGCACCCGCATCATCACGTTGGCGATCTGCCCGCCGATGATCGCGCCCTTCCAGATGTTGTTGCGAAGATCGGCCTCGAGGTTCTCACCCGCGGCGACAAAGTTGAACTGTGCCTCCACGCCGATCTCGTCGGCGATGAGCCGGGCAATCTCGATGTCGACCCCGCGCGGCTTGCCCGCTTCCTTCCAGCTGTAGGGTGGATAGTCCTCATAGACCGCAAAGGTCATGAACCCGCGGTCGATGATGGTATCGAGATCCTGCCCCACGATGTCGCGGCCCGCATTCTGCGGCTTGGGCTGCGGGACGTAATCGGCGCAAGGGTCCTGAGCGCGGGCTGGCGTGGCAACGACGCCAAGGGCCAGCCCGGCAAGGAGTGCGATGAGGGCGACGGGCCGTCGCATCATGGTCAGTGCGCGGCCGAAAGGCCGATGGTCAGCACCTCGGCCGCCTGGGCATAGGCCTCGGGGTCGGCCGCGAGAATGTTGGCCGCGCGGTAGGCCACGCTGTCGGCCACGGGCGCGCCGGAGAGCGTTTCGATCCCGGCGGCGATCTCGGCAAGGCGCGCCTGCACGGCCGCCCCGTCGGCGCCTTCGCCGCCCTCTGCCCAACCTGCGAGCTGGTCGCGGATGCCCTTCAATTCATCGCCAACCTCG includes the following:
- a CDS encoding helix-turn-helix transcriptional regulator — protein: MVYGASDRLLTRRDVSSMVGFAQSTIYKKMAAGEFPRPIKVKSAARWSERDVAAWIEEQKALSEQAAA
- a CDS encoding tyrosine-type recombinase/integrase; translation: MTNALHRLTAQQVKNAAPGTGLSDGGGLSLRTTDGGHKRWVFRYKMKGQTQREMGLGSYPGTTLAQAREKASAARELKAQGIDPIADGERRALEAREESKAAAGRVSFGTYADEKFLPWKTRNFTNAKHIYQWERTFRHHASPLRDKQLSDITRAEVLDVLLPIWDEQHETAKRTRGRIEALFDHAIQTGAYGRDNPARAALFSATLSAPRKLTKGHLPAMPWRDVPVFVERLRHRPALSALALEFLILTAARSGEVREATWSEIDWSLGLWTVPAGRQKTRRDTKRRDHVVPLTKRTISILKEVQPLRDSAVPGCDFIFPGSGGRPLSDMAFRALMNRMDVTGCVPHGFRSSFRDWAGSATEFPRELAEEALAHALGDVESAYRREQSVERRRKMMEAWEAFLDGAAHVRGASNIVLIRPMPAS
- a CDS encoding 4Fe-4S binding protein, encoding MGGLTGFRVFVGAAFALLVSLVSAQAEPLGREEIAPLIVPPMSLGEPLNDKGVWSLLNSGGAQAGYVFETGPMAPLPGFSGAVINVLVTLDLDGRYLDVRLLSHNEPIFVSGLGEAPFRKFFEQYRGHSISDILVVGTPYGAADEGSALVYLDGVTKATASVRIAHESILAAVNQVAREMMQGISAGPPAYPDPAHDEALTWEELVAQGLATRRVVLNREIDAAFDGTLWANDDPEAQAAPDAPYLDLWVVDIGPPAIARALLDESTLADLARFTEISGNDEPILLIETARHGLVSEDFVRNTSPDWLSASQGGLPVALRDSDLFVGLNPDLPDALHDGAMMILRTDRRLGFDPSREWELHVKATREHGVFRPEVGSVTLDVPHVTDARFFIKPEVPQPLPPWREALNARAGDLVVLAGFLTALIAALAFGMNRMAGLRWFTPLRLAILAFVTGFIGWWGQGQLSIVTVLGVIRAGWEGGSLTFLLYDPFSLLVWAVALLGLFAWGRGLFCGWLCPFGALQEFAHHLGKLLRLPQIEPSARLDRALKNLKYGVLAGLVALVFFAPHAIDTAAEVEPFKTAITTYFIRAWPYVAYAVFLLVLSMVLFKGFCRYLCPLGAFFALAGALRVQDWIPRRVECGSPCQLCKVRCKYGAIEKSGTVQYSECFQCLDCVTIHDDPAQCVPLVLKSRGGRRARPISEVPAE
- a CDS encoding FAD:protein FMN transferase — its product is MKRRRFLSITACFAALPLAAQAAPQRWRGRALGAEAEIVLHGGARATRAAFAEIERVLRAVEASFSLSDPASELSRLNREGSLSVSPRFTALMELTDQLHAATHGLFDPTVQPLWRSLFEGRETDRAAIGWTRVQRSGARVRLATGQALTFNGIAQGYATDLVAEALRKRGFGEVLVNIGEYAGHGGHWTIGLTDPAHGHLGTRTLTDGAIATSSPSAMQLGAAGHILHPKGGHPIWSTVSVEANSAALADGASTAFCLAPADDIRSMIRRLPGLRRVTLVDAAGNLTTL
- a CDS encoding substrate-binding periplasmic protein; this encodes MRRPVALIALLAGLALGVVATPARAQDPCADYVPQPKPQNAGRDIVGQDLDTIIDRGFMTFAVYEDYPPYSWKEAGKPRGVDIEIARLIADEIGVEAQFNFVAAGENLEADLRNNIWKGAIIGGQIANVMMRVPYDSGFKCRVEQVVFTGQYAGESVAIAYSEEFYPDSAPVPAYFRFDLVGVENDSISDFYLTSFGGGQMAPNVRRYPTTGAAMAALAAGEVPAVMGPLAELEYARAEGVAIHQPPLAGFAVSRWTLGVGVHFAYRPLSYTVDDAIFAGLEDGRIAAIYAQYGLTHSPPER